One part of the Vitis riparia cultivar Riparia Gloire de Montpellier isolate 1030 chromosome 8, EGFV_Vit.rip_1.0, whole genome shotgun sequence genome encodes these proteins:
- the LOC117921145 gene encoding protein DETOXIFICATION 21-like — translation MEGEMKKKLLNKVEKPGGEIEVDDEGEEGHEQLKDKLWSETKKLWVVAGPAIFARFSTFGVNIISQAFIGHIGSTELAAYALVATVLLRFANGILLGMSNSLQTLCGQSFGAKQYHMLGIYLQRSWLVLTITSLFLLPLFIFTAPILKALGQEEEIAQVAGYVSRWLIPVMFAFNVSFTCQMYLQAQSKNMTIAYLAAFSLVVHVFLSWLLAVKLKFGLEGVLASTALAYWIPNIGQLMFIFYGGCPDTWKGFSSLAFKDLWPVIKLSLSSGVMVCLELWYNTILVLLTGNMKNAQVAIDALSICLNINGWEMMISFGFLAAASVRVSNELGRGSSQAAKFSIGMTVITSFSIGFVLFIFFLFFRGRLAYIFTDSHDVARAVADLSPLLACSMLLNSVQPVLSGVAVGAGWQSIVACVNVASYYLIGIPTGVVLGYTINLQVKGVWMGMLIGTFLQTVVLIIITYRTDWEKQVSRARARVNKLYLTEPKEADPNMQDV, via the exons ATGGAGGGTGAGATGAAGAAGAAGCTTCTAAACAAGGTGGAAAAACCAGGAGGAGAAATAGAAGTTGATGATGAAGGAGAAGAAGGGCATGAGCAGCTTAAGGACAAGCTATGGAGTGAGACAAAGAAGCTTTGGGTTGTTGCAGGCCCTGCCATATTCGCCAGATTTTCGACGTTTGGTGTAAACATCATCAGCCAGGCATTTATCGGCCACATCGGCTCTACTGAACTTGCTGCATATGCTCTGGTTGCCACTGTCCTCTTGAGGTTTGCAAATGGCATCCTG TTGGGCATGTCAAATTCTCTACAAACTCTATGTGGGCAATCCTTTGGTGCAAAGCAGTACCATATGCTAGGCATATATCTTCAAAGATCATGGCTTGTTTTAACCATTACATCACTCTTTCTTCTCCCGCTCTTCATCTTCACCGCCCCGATCTTGAAGGCTTTAGGTCAGGAAGAAGAGATTGCACAAGTTGCTGGATATGTTTCCAGGTGGCTAATCCCGGTTATGTTTGCCTTCAATGTGTCCTTTACCTGCCAAATGTACCTACAAGCACAGAGCAAGAACATGACAATAGCCTACTTGGCAGCGTTTTCGCTCGTAGTCCATGTGTTTCTCTCCTGGCTTTTGGCAGTGAAGCTCAAGTTTGGACTCGAGGGTGTATTGGCGTCCACAGCTTTGGCGTATTGGATCCCCAATATCGGTCAGCTcatgtttattttctatggaGGATGTCCTGACACTTGGAAGGGTTTCTCATCCTTGGCTTTCAAGGATCTATGGCCTGTAATCAAGCTTTCTCTATCATCTGGCGTTATGGTCTG TCTTGAGCTCTGGTACAACACAATATTGGTTCTCCTAACAGGAAACATGAAGAATGCCCAGGTTGCCATAGATGCACTCTCCATCTG CCTCAACATCAATGGGTGGGAGATGATGATCTCTTTTGGATTCTTGGCTGCAGCAAG TGTTCGGGTTTCAAATGAGCTTGGAAGGGGGAGCTCACAAGCAGCAAAGTTTTCAATAGGGATGACAGTCATTACGTCCTTCTCTATAGGATTcgtactatttatatttttcctgtTCTTCAGGGGACGCCTAGCTTACATTTTTACAGACAGTCATGATGTTGCTAGGGCAGTCGCAGATCTGTCCCCTCTATTGGCTTGCTCCATGCTTTTGAACAGCGTTCAACCGGTTCTCTCAG GAGTTGCTGTTGGGGCTGGCTGGCAAAGCATTGTGGCATGTGTTAACGTAGCGAGCTATTACCTAATAGGGATTCCAACTGGAGTTGTGCTCGGTTATACCATCAATCTTCAAGTTAAA GGTGTTTGGATGGGAATGTTGATTGGAACATTTCTTCAAACTGTTGTTCTTATCATAATCACCTATAGGACTGACTGGGAAAAACAg GTATCTCGTGCTCGTGCTCGTGTAAATAAGTTGTATCTAACAGAACCTAAGGAAGCTGATCCCAATATGCAAGACGTGTGA
- the LOC117920300 gene encoding probable ADP-ribosylation factor GTPase-activating protein AGD14, which translates to MSSRKEEERNEKIIRGLMKLPPNRRCINCNSLGPQYVCTNFWTFVCTTCSGIHREFTHRVKSVSMAKFTSQEVEALQKGGNQRARELYLKDWDTQRQRLPDISNVDKVRDFIKSVYVDRRYAVGKTSDKPPRDTQNLRDRDEETRRASSYHSYSQSPPYDYQYEDRRYGKQAAVLTRKPGSDRGLYDGKISSFVYSPGRLSDQMCEDRFANDGSGDPFRSNIQSPNFQKGIGFSSPPIHPSRGILIGDAQQQTINTVVEENSRRDGFQRPQRTTSSGSFGSFDSNSMSIKSANSSNFMDVVSEPEQSTGGAHQDKISELHALPRSSVSGYPVSLDLFDAPFAPETVTSSASSIDLFQLPVTSSVPSVDLFQQSSVSSVSSMNPHQASQTSPPSAFDFFAEINQQQSAATLHQKLPELSVPKNEGWATFDTPTPMTSIAGTTENCTPAKIPSTDGGPPGKLDSVLSMDASMQWPLFQDSNAHGPLSMSNPWDQGLHNVQASTNVTSTPLWNAFEDAIGHLSLGSIQQSSEPHVAVSKPSTADQFLGSRVLEDPDNDGIQRAASAGGPPLPSVPTHVTGPPDAPSELALMGGTQSQRTDKKSSNPFDLPYDSDLEQSSMFLDMSSLQAALPSNPQLPSAFLGGVTQPWFPQKPVTPYIPAAPQGGLAYVAGSTPSSQLPNGQTQGPVASIGGNPFA; encoded by the exons TCGGGAGTTTACTCACCGTGTGAAGTCTGTCTCCATGGCAAAGTTCACTTCACAAGAAGTTGAAGCTCTTCAAAAAGGTGGCAATCAG CGTGCAAGGGaattatatttgaaagattGGGATACACAAAGGCAGAGATTGCCTGATATCAG TAATGTTGATAAAGTACGGGATTTCATTAAGAGTGTCTATGTGGATAGAAGATATGCTGTAGGAAAGACATCTGACAAGCCTCCGAGAGATACACAG AACCTGAGAGACCGTGATGAGGAGACAAGACGAGCCAGTTCATATCACTCTTATTCCCAAAGTCCACCTTATGATTATCAATATGAAGATCGACGGTATGGAAAGCAAGCTGCTGTGCTTACTAGGAAACCTGGTTCAGACCGAGGCCTCTATGATGGGAAGATCTCAAGTTTTGTTTACAGTCCTGGTCGCTTAAGTGATCAAATGTGTGAGGATCGGTTtgcaaatgatggctctggTGATCCATTCAGGTCCAATATCCAGTCACCAAATTTTCAGAAGGGCATTGGATTCAGCAGTCCTCCTATTCATCCTTCAAGGGGTATCTTAATTGGAGATGCACAGCAACAAACAATAAATACCGTTGTGGAGGAAAACTCCAGGAGAGATGGGTTTCAACGTCCACAG aGAACTACATCTTCTGGAAGCTTTGGATCATTTGATAGCAACTCCATGTCTATCAAGTCAGCTAATTCCAGTAATTTTATGGATGTTGTCTCAGAACCTGAGCAATCTACTGGTGGGGCACACCAGGATAAAATATCCGAGCTTCATGCATTACCGCGATCATCTGTTTCTGGATATCCTGTCAGCTTGGACCTTTTTGATGCACCCTTTGCACCAGAAACTGTGACTTCTTCAGCTTCATCTATTGATTTGTTTCAGTTACCTGTGACATCATCAGTTCCATCTGTTGATTTATTTCAACAATCCTCAGTTTCTTCAGTTTCATCCATGAATCCTCATCAAGCTTCCCAGACTTCACCACCTTCGGCTTTTGACTTCTTTGCTGAGATTAATCAGCAGCAGTCGGCAGCCACCTTGCATCAAAAGTTGCCAGAATTATCTGTCCCAAAAAATGAAGGTTGGGCTACATTTGATACGCCTACACCCATGACATCTATTGCAGGTACGACTGAAAATTGTACCCCTGCAAAAATACCTTCTACTGATGGAGGTCCTCCAGGAAAGTTGGACTCAGTTTTATCCATGGATGCAAGCATGCAGTGGCCACTATTTCAAGATTCTAATGCTCATGGTCCTTTATCAATGTCTAATCCATGGGATCAGGGTCTACATAATGTTCAAGCCTCCACTAATGTAACCAGTACCCCG TTATGGAATGCTTTTGAAGATGCTATTGGACATCTTTCGTTGGGAAGCATTCAACAAAGTAGCGAACCACATGTTGCAGTATCCAAGCCTTCAACCGCTGATCAGTTTTTAGGATCAAGAGTTTTAGAG GACCCTGATAATGATGGGATTCAAAGAGCTGCTTCGGCTGGTGGCCCTCCTCTTCCTAGTGTACCAACTCATGTCACTGGCCCGCCTGATGCACCATCAGAGCTTGCCCTTatg GGAGGAACACAATCACAAAGAACTGATAAAAAATCTTCTAACCCATTTGATCTTCCATATGATTCTGATTTGGAACAGAGCAGTATG TTCTTGGACATGAGCTCTCTCCAAGCAGCCCTGCCATCAAATCCTCAGTTGCCATCTGCATTCCTTGGTGGTGTAACTCAACCATGGTTTCCTCAAAAACCAGTCACACCTTATATCCCAGCTGCACCTCAAG GGGGCTTAGCGTATGTGGCAGGATCAACACCAAGCTCCCAATTACC GAATGGCCAAACACAAGGCCCTGTTGCTTCTATTGGAGGAAACCCTTTCGCATAG